From Ipomoea triloba cultivar NCNSP0323 chromosome 5, ASM357664v1, the proteins below share one genomic window:
- the LOC116018925 gene encoding 2-oxoglutarate-Fe(II) type oxidoreductase hxnY-like, with product MKNSYEIIPTSAKISALNCIDLSSPDTKTPVALLKQACIDSGFFYVINHGISQEFMDEVFAQSKKFFELPIQEKMKLLRNEKHRGYTPMLDEHLDPVNQIHGDYKEGYYIGIELPKDDSEAERQFYGPNIWPSEDILPGWSKTMEKYHQEALKVTKAIARVIALALDLDVDFFEQPEYLGKPIATLRLLHYEGKYSDPTKGIFGAGAHTDYGLITLLALDDKYGLQICKNKDANPQVWEYVPPLKGAFVVNLGDMLERWSNLKFRSTLHRVLGNGQERYSIPFFVEPSHDCIVECLPTCQSKDNPPKFPPIKCEKYLLQRYMVTHAVLNAYK from the exons atgaaaaattcgTACGAGATTATCCCTACTTCTGCAAAAATCTCTGCTCTGAATTGCATTGATCTCTCCAGCCCTGATACTAAAACCCCAGTCGCTCTCCTCAAACAG GCCTGCATAGATTCGGGATTTTTCTATGTGATAAATCATGGAATCAGCCAGGAGTTCATGGACGAGGTTTTTGCGCAAAGCAAAAAGTTCTTCGAGTTGCCAATACAGGAGAAAATGAAGCTCCTTAGGAATGAGAAACATCGAGGCTACACTCCTATGCTGGACGAACACTTGGATCCTGTTAATCAAATTCATG GGGATTACAAGGAAGGATATTATATTGGTATTGAACTACCCAAAGATGATTCTGAAGCAGAAAGACAGTTTTATGGGCCAAACATTTGGCCTAGTGAAG ATATCTTGCCTGGATGGAGTAAAACCATGGAGAAGTATCACCAAGAGGCTCT tAAGGTGACAAAAGCAATAGCAAGGGTCATAGCTCTTGCATTAGACTTGGATGTTGATTTTTTTGAGCAGCCTGAATATCTTGGCAAACCTATAGCCACTCTACGCCTGCTACATTATGAAG gtaaatattcTGACCCTACCAAAGGAATTTTTGGAGCTGGTGCACATACTGATTATGGTTTGATTACACTCTTAGCACTTGATGATAAGTATGGCCTTCAG ATATGCAAGAATAAGGATGCTAATCCTCAGGTTTGGGAGTATGTACCACCGTTGAAGGG TGCATTCGTAGTAAACCTTGGTGATATGTTGGAGCGCTGGAGTAACCTTAAATTTAG ATCAACATTGCATCGAGTCCTGGGAAATGGTCAAGAAAGATACTCT ATTCCATTTTTCGTGGAGCCTAGTCATGACTGTATTGTTGAATGCTTGCCAACCTGCCAATCAAAGGATAATCCTCCAAA GTTTCCTCCCATAAAGTGCGAGAAATATTTGCTACAAAGATACATGGTTACACATGCTGTTCTGAATGCATACAAATGA